The following coding sequences lie in one Capsicum annuum cultivar UCD-10X-F1 chromosome 5, UCD10Xv1.1, whole genome shotgun sequence genomic window:
- the LOC124898594 gene encoding acanthoscurrin-2-like: MAVGGGVGMGGGGVGMGGIGGGIGDGIGGLVVVLMELVVVVVTISGGVGGHCCGIGGVGDFVVGIGSINVGFSGGGGGGLVVVVLLVVSVLVVFVVADGCGVGGIGCGVVGVDVSIVGGDGIGGICDRVYGCGGCPSVATS; the protein is encoded by the exons ATGGCAGTTGGCGGTGGTGTTGGTATGGGTGGAGGTGGTGTTGGTATGGGAGGCATTGGAGGTGGTATTGGTGATGGTATTGGTGGTTTAGTGGTGGTGTTGATggaattggtggtggtggtggtgactATTAGTGGTGGTGTAGGGGGTCATTgttgtggtattggtggtgttggtgattttgttgttggtattggtagCATTAATGTTGGttttagtggtggtggtggtggtggtttagtggtggtggtg tTATTGGTGGTTTCAGTGTTagtggtatttgtggtggctgATGGATgtggtgttggtggcattggttgtggtgttgttggtgtcGATGTTAGTATTGTTGGTGGTGACggtattggtggtatttgtgATCGTGTTTATGGTTGTGGTggttgtccatctgttgcaacaagttga